One segment of Sulfitobacter sp. W027 DNA contains the following:
- a CDS encoding PRC-barrel domain-containing protein, with amino-acid sequence MKMLTASTLALTLAGTAAFAEAHMTDYSKIDSAAMNEMRGDLIRTRDITGGEIYTIGEADDEWNVGNQYDAIDSGWNEIGEIEDIVLSKDGQMVGIVAEVGGFLDIGDKHVMISVPDVNLVAVDDKTYAYVTRLNEEELEALPSVDEGFWD; translated from the coding sequence ATGAAAATGCTTACAGCAAGCACACTCGCACTGACACTCGCAGGCACAGCAGCTTTCGCTGAGGCTCATATGACCGATTACTCCAAGATCGACAGCGCGGCCATGAATGAGATGCGTGGTGACCTGATCCGCACGCGCGACATCACCGGCGGTGAAATTTACACGATTGGTGAAGCTGACGACGAATGGAATGTGGGAAACCAATATGATGCGATCGATTCCGGTTGGAACGAGATCGGCGAGATCGAAGACATCGTTCTTTCCAAAGATGGCCAAATGGTCGGCATTGTAGCCGAAGTTGGCGGCTTTCTGGACATTGGCGACAAACACGTCATGATCTCGGTCCCAGATGTGAATCTCGTGGCTGTTGACGATAAGACCTACGCTTACGTGACGCGTCTGAATGAAGAAGAACTTGAGGCGCTGCCAAGCGTTGATGAAGGTTTCTGGGACTAA
- a CDS encoding IS3 family transposase (programmed frameshift), giving the protein MKRSRFSEEQIIGILKEHQAGLGAKELCRKHGISDGTFYKWRSKYGGMEVSEARRLKALEAENAKLKKMLAEHMLDVATLKEMPGKKLLKPGARRRAVDWAMTEKNYNQRRACALVGIDPRVYRRRSTRSGDAELRERLKELSGERRRFGYRRLHLLLGREGWHVNWKKLYRIYREEGLTVRKRGGRKRAIGTRAPMAIPQGPNQRWSLDFVSDSLSDGRRFRVLCVIDDFSRECLATVVDTSLSGQRVSRELDNIAQVRGYPCMVVSDNGTELTSNAILKWQEERKVEWHYIAPGKPMQNGFVESFNGRLRDECLNEHLFANLRHAWDLISAWREDYNHHRPHTSLDGLTPWEYHQRSVEDQTLNRAN; this is encoded by the exons ATGAAGAGAAGCCGTTTCAGCGAAGAACAGATTATTGGCATCCTGAAGGAGCACCAGGCAGGGCTCGGCGCGAAGGAGCTGTGCCGGAAGCACGGCATCAGCGATGGGACCTTCTATAAATGGCGCTCGAAGTATGGCGGCATGGAAGTGTCTGAGGCCAGGCGGTTGAAAGCGCTTGAGGCCGAGAACGCCAAGCTGAAGAAGATGCTGGCGGAACATATGCTCGACGTCGCCACGCTAAAGGAAATGC CTGGGAAAAAACTTCTGAAGCCCGGTGCAAGGCGGAGAGCTGTGGACTGGGCCATGACAGAGAAGAACTACAACCAGCGGCGAGCCTGTGCCTTGGTCGGGATTGATCCGCGCGTCTATCGCCGACGATCAACCAGGTCAGGGGACGCCGAGCTGCGGGAAAGGCTGAAAGAACTGTCCGGGGAGCGAAGGCGGTTCGGCTATCGAAGGCTGCACCTCTTGCTCGGGCGCGAGGGCTGGCATGTGAACTGGAAGAAACTCTACCGGATTTACCGCGAAGAGGGGCTGACAGTGCGCAAGCGTGGCGGTCGAAAGCGTGCCATCGGTACACGGGCGCCGATGGCGATACCGCAAGGGCCGAACCAGCGTTGGTCTCTGGACTTCGTCTCGGACAGCCTCTCGGACGGCCGCCGCTTCCGCGTGCTCTGCGTTATCGACGACTTCAGCAGAGAATGCCTGGCAACAGTCGTGGACACCTCCCTGTCGGGGCAGCGCGTTAGCCGCGAGCTCGATAACATCGCCCAGGTGCGTGGCTATCCATGCATGGTGGTCAGCGACAATGGAACGGAGCTGACATCGAACGCCATCCTGAAATGGCAGGAGGAACGGAAGGTCGAGTGGCACTACATCGCTCCAGGAAAGCCCATGCAGAACGGCTTCGTCGAAAGTTTCAATGGCCGTCTGCGCGACGAGTGCCTCAACGAGCATTTGTTCGCCAACTTGCGCCACGCCTGGGATCTGATCTCTGCTTGGCGCGAGGACTACAATCACCATCGCCCACACACGAGCCTCGACGGGCTCACCCCGTGGGAGTATCACCAAAGGTCAGTAGAGGACCAAACCCTGAACAGAGCGAACTAA
- a CDS encoding GNAT family N-acetyltransferase: protein MAGAMATPETAESLKTEVNRLNRELRAFVAVALQHGLRDYCATRHPELTAELEKYYAHSQLRARQKYDRVLTRIREVSGLQGAAGDTAERTYYRNEQDNVAYIEHALKNKRFVLGGIWVAPQYRGKGVAHKILRVLVEAVDETDLSIELYHEPFGEEGLGVNMLEAFYNRHGFTRHDAAPGGMVRFPRSPLDLYTDK from the coding sequence ATGGCAGGGGCGATGGCCACACCGGAAACTGCTGAGAGCCTCAAAACCGAGGTTAACAGGCTGAATCGCGAACTCCGTGCTTTTGTCGCTGTCGCGCTGCAGCACGGGCTACGCGATTATTGTGCAACTCGGCACCCGGAGTTGACTGCGGAGCTTGAGAAATACTACGCGCATTCACAACTCCGCGCGCGCCAGAAATACGATCGAGTCCTCACCAGGATCCGCGAGGTTTCCGGATTACAGGGTGCCGCGGGTGATACCGCAGAGCGAACTTATTACCGCAATGAACAGGACAATGTGGCCTATATCGAGCACGCGTTGAAAAATAAACGGTTCGTCCTCGGTGGAATTTGGGTCGCGCCTCAGTATCGCGGCAAGGGAGTAGCCCACAAAATTCTGCGAGTCTTAGTTGAGGCCGTTGATGAAACTGATCTGAGTATTGAGCTTTATCACGAGCCGTTTGGCGAAGAAGGTTTAGGCGTGAATATGTTAGAGGCCTTTTATAATCGACACGGGTTTACCAGGCACGATGCAGCGCCAGGCGGCATGGTCCGCTTTCCGCGGTCTCCGCTTGATCTCTATACTGACAAGTGA